GAGACCTTCGGCGACCTCGACATCCTGTACAACAACGCGGGCGGCGGGATCCGAAAGAAGCTCCACGAGCATACCGACGAAGAGTGGAGCTTCATTCTCAACCTCAACCTCAACGCCATGTTTCGCGGCGCCCGGGCGGCGCTCCCGCATTTCATCCGCAAGCGCAGCGGCAACATCGTGACAACGGCATCGACCTTCGGCCTGCTCGCCTCGCCCGATTATCCCGGCTATTGCGCGACCAAGGCGGCGATCATCAACCTCACGCGGCAGATGGCGCTGGACTACGGTCCGTACGGCATTCGCGTCAATTGCGTCTGTCCGGGAGCCGTGGAGACGCCTCGATTCCGCGGCTTTCCGCCGCGGCGAACGCTCGACGGCATGACCGAAGAGCAAAGGGAGAGGCTCGGCAGCAGCAACAAGGCGCTGCTCCGCATGGGGCGGCCCGAAGAAATCGCCTACGGCGTGCTGTTCCTCGTTTCCGACGAAGCTTCGTTCGTCACGGGCCACGCTTTGGTGATCGACGGCGGACAGACGATCGACGCGTAGATCTTCGCGCGCGCAGCGATCGCGGCGGGAGTCGACGGCGGGAGTCCGCGCAGCCTGTCGGAAAAGGCTTCCGCCCGGCGCCGATCGAGCTCCAGGGGCTGCGTGTCGTGCCCGGTGATCCTTCACGCTCGGCGAGGTCCCGGCGGCCGCTCAAAAAACGTTCGCGCTGTTCGACGGCTTCACTCCGTCGGCCTTCAGGGCTCTCGTTGCACTTTGGCGCGCAGCCTTTCCAGGAACTGCTCCGGGAAAGGCTCCGCTCTCAGCTCCTGCGCTCGTTTGGCTTTGGTCCAGGCCTCTTCGTATCTCTGCTGGGCGTAAAGCGAGATCGCCCATTCGCGCCAGCTCATGCCCAGGCCGGGATCGGCCTCGGCGCTTTCCGTAAAGCGCTGGTTGGCGGCGACGAAGTGGCGCGCCCGCTCGAGCTGCCGGTCCTCCCCCAGGCGCACGGCGTACTCCGAATGGAGCGCTCCGAGATCGGCCAGCAATCTTGCCCGCTGCTTCGGGTCGTCGATCAGCTCGCGCGCCCGCTCGAGCTGATCGATCGCTTCCCGCACCTTGCCGCGCTCGTTCAGGACGGCGCCCTCGCCCCAGTAGGCCTGATAGTTGCCGGGGTTGAGGATGCGGCTCTGGCGAAACCGCTCCATGGCGGCGTCGAGGGCGCCGCGGCGAAACGCGTCCCATCCCAGGCCCGCCAGGGCCCGGCTGGCGGCGGCGCGGCTGCCGTACTGGAGCACGGCGCCACGGATGAGCGCGTCGTCGTCGCGTTTGGCCTCTTCCGCCTCGCGGGGGCCGGCCTGCGGCGCTGCGGCGGGAGCGACCTGCGCGGCCCCGGCGTTCGACCAGAGCGCCAGGGCGATCACCCCGGGAATGATTTTACGCTGGACAAGGAGCATCGTACCCGGCAGAAGAGCTGCGATCGGGACCCGATCATAGCACACCGTCGCGAATTGGCCAGATCGGCGCGCGGAGCTTGACAGTTTTTCCGCTTCGAGTCTATGGTTGCCGCAGCTTCGAGCGAGGGAAACGACATGATCGACGGGCTCAAGGACAAGGTTGCGATCGTCACCGGCGGCGGGCACGGCATCGGGCGGGCCTACTGTCTCGGCTTCGGCCGTGCGGGGGCGCGGGTGGTGGTGGCGGACATCGACGGCCCGGCCGCGACCAGGGTCGCAAAGGAGGTCGGCGGCGAAACCGGAGCGTCGGCGGTCGCGGTCACGGTCGACGTCTCCGACGAAGGCTCGACGCAGGCGATGGCGCGCAGGGCCCTGGAGGAATTCGGCCGCATCGACATCCTGGTCAACAACGCCGCTGTCTTCGCGACGATTCCGATGAACCGCGGCGGCATCGAGTCGATCGATCCCGCCGAGTGGGACCGCATGATGGCCGTCAATCTGAAAGGGCTGTTTTTCTGCTGCCGCGCCGTGCTCCCCGCGATGCGGAAGCAGAAAGCGGGCAAGATCATCAACATCTCCTCCGGCACCGCTCTGAACGGCAGCCCGGGCAGGATCCACTACGTGGCTTCCAAGGCCGGCGTGATCGGCTTTACCCGCACGCTCGCCCGCGAGGTCGGCGACGACAACATCAACGTTAACGCGGTGGCTCCGGGATCGACGCTGTCCGAGGAAAATCCGACCGAGGAGATCATCAAGTACCGTCAGGCCCGTTTGGGCGACCGCGCCCTGAAGCGCGTGCAGGTGCCGCAGGATCTGGTCGGCACGGTCCTGTTCCTGGCCTCGCCGCTCAGCGACTTCATGACCGGCCAGACGCTCTCGGTCGACGGCGGAGTCGTGTTCCTGTAACGGTTCCGCCCGGCCCGCCCCCATGCCTTACGAGCACCGCACGGTTTTCGTCGGCGACATCAAGACTCATTTCCTCGAGGCGGGAAGCGGCCAGCCGCTCGTGCTCCTCCACGGCGGGGAGTACGGCGCCTCCGCCGAGATCACGTGGCGCGCCAACATCGATTTCCTCGCGCGCCGCTTTCGCGTGATCGCCCCGGACATGCTCGGCTGGGGCGGGACCGACAAGATCTACAGCTTTTCCGATCCGGCGGGTTTTCGCATCAGGCATCTCAAGCGGCTTCTCGAGACCCTCGGGGTCGAGGGGGCGTTCTTCGTCGGCAGCTCGAGCGGCGGGGGAACGATTCTGCGCGCCGCGGTCATGGAGCCGCCACCCTTCCAGATCCTGAAAATGGTCACGATCTGCGGCAACGCCAGCGTCTTCAAGACCAACTTCCAGGCGGACCTGGAGAACTACGTCCCGTCGCTCGAGAACATGAGGAAGATCGTCGCCCTGCTCTACCACGACCCGAAATGGCAGACTCCGGAGAACGTCGAGGAGCGGTACCAAAGCTCCATCGTCCCCGGGGCGTGGGAGGCGCTCTCCGCGGCGCGGCTCCGAAGCCCCGTGCATCAGCCGCGCTCGACCGTGGAAGAGTTCGTGCGCAGCCTTTCCCGGCTGCGGACCCCGCTCCTGATCATGTCCTGCGAGCACGACCCGCTCAACCAGCCGGACTGGGACGTGCGCTTCCAGGAGATCGTTCCCGGGTCGAAAGTGCACCGGTTCAGGAACTCCGCGCACGAGCCCCAGATCGAGGAGACCGAGGAGTTCCACCGCGTGCTGCTCGATTTCCTGGAGGGATAGAATCGGGCGCGGAGGCGAGGCCGCCGCCGCCCGGGCTCAGCGTTTCGGATCCAGGAAACCCAGGCGCTCCGCCATCGGCGTCTGCGGAAAGACCCAACCGCACTTCTTGCAGGTCCTCACCCGGGGGTCGGCGTTGAAGGCCTGGTAGATGCGGGAGACCTGCGCCGCGATATTCCCTTGCGTTACGGTTTCGGCGAGGACCTCCTCGTCGCAGCGCTCGCAGAACCACTGGAAGCGTTCGCTTTCGTCGTCTCGCCGCTTGCGCTCGATGACGAGGCCCCAGGTGTTGTCCGGGCGCCGGGGCGAGTGGGCCAGGCCGGACGGGCACAAAAAGACCTCTCCCTCCCGGATCGTGACGACTTCCCGCGCCCGGCCGGAGGGCTTGAGGTGCAGCTCGATGTCTCCTTCGATCTGGTAGAAGAACTCCTCCCCGGATTCGACGTGGAAGTCGAGCCGCGTGTTCGGCCCCCTGAGGATCATCACGATGAAGTCGCTATAATGCGCCAGGACGCGGTTGGTCCTGGCCGGCGGATCGAAGAGCGCGCGGTTCTCCGCCACCCAGCGCTTGAGATGGACCGGCGAAAGAAGATCCATGCGGGCCTCGCTTTTTCCGGCTCAGCGAGCGAGTTTCTCGCACTCGCGGGCCACTCCGTCGGTAAGAGCCCACCAGATCCCGAGGCCCTTGCGCAGCGCCCTCAGCACCCGGACCTGGAGCTCGTGGGTGGTCGCGAAGCGCTCCACCAGCTCGTAGCCTATGTTGCTGTGCCCGGTGTCCGCCTCGCCGTGCTCGGCGAAGAACTCGATGTCGCGCTCCGCGAGACCGTAGTGGTTCTTGAAGGCGCGGAAGAAACGGCCGCCGGTCAGCTGGTTGGAGAATTCGTTGCAGCAGTTGGTCGAGGCCACCTGCTCGAGGATATGCGGGCTCCTGAGCGCGATGTCGAGCCAGCCCGTCCGCGCCAGGACCGTCGTCGGCAGGAAGTCCTCTTCCCGCTCGCGGCGCTCCAGCTCGGCGGCCGGGATGCCGATGCTCTCGCCGAAACGCAGGAACAGCGCCCGATGGCCGGGAACCGGACGCGGGCTCCCCTCGAAGTACTGATAACCGACTTCGGAATGGATGACGTCGACGAACTTCTTGTGAATCTCCGGATCGTGAATGCCGGAAAGCTGGCAGCGGACGAGCTTCGCCGTGTTGATCGCAACGTTGCAAGCAAATATCCCCCAGGCCTCCCTGGCCCACACGCGGATCGCCTCCAGGGGAAGCTTGCCGTCGTAGAGAGCCAGGTAGAAAGGATGGTGCAGCCGGGCGTGGCCCTGCTTGACCTCGTTGATCAGGAGCTGGCAGAACTCCTTCGGAGGCAGTGGCCTGCCGTTCGATAACGCCTGTGCGGACATGAAGCACCTCGGAATCCCCGCCGCCGGCGCGGCCGGCGGGACAGCTCACGATCGATTTTTCCTCCTGTCGAACCCGAACTTGTGAGCGTTGCAGGCAACCTCGACGCGGTTGCCGTCCGGGTCGAGAAACGCGATTGAGCGGTTGCCCGCCACCTCCAGGTCCTCGGGCCCGCTCACGATGGCGACCTTACGCCTCCTGAGAAGGGGCTCCAGGGCGTCCACCTCCCCCGGACTCTTCACGTAGATGCAGAAGTGGTGCAGCTTGGGCACTCCCCCACCCGCCGGGTGGCTGGCTCCCGGCGGCAGCTCCATCAAGGCGATGTCGTGATGCTCGCGCCCGAAGCTCAGAAACGTCATCCGGGTGCGCCGGTTGCGGGCGGAAACCTTCATGCCGAGCACCGCTCGATAAAACCGCTCGGACCGCTTGAGGTCGCGCACGTTGAAAACGATGTGCCCCAGCGTCGCGCCCTTCACCCCCATTGCAAGCCGCTACTAAACAACGCCCCCTTTCTTCTGTCAAGCGGGCGCGCTGTTGACAGCAGCCGGTGCAAGCTTGTATTTGGCTATGCAGCCGCCGGCGGCGGAAAAGAGGTGCCCCACGCGATGAAGCACGCTTCGGCTCTGGCCTGGACGCTCGCGGTCCTGCTGCTGCCGCTCCCCGCGGCCTCCCAGGATCCCATTCCCTTCGTTCCCTCGCCGATGATCGTGGTCGAGAGGATGCTCGAGCTCGCCGAGGTCAAGAAGGACGACGTGGTATACGATCTGGGAAGCGGAGACGGCCGCATCCTGATCACGGCGGCGAAGAAATACGGCGCGCGCGGCGTGGGAATCGACATGAACCCCGACCTGGTCCGGGAGGCGACTCGCAAGGCGAAAGAAGCAGGCGTGGGCCACCTGGTGGAGTTTCGCGCCGGCGACGCTCTGGCTGTCGATCTGTCGGAGGCGACCGTGGTGACGCTGTACATGTTCAAATGGTTCAACAACGCGATACGACCCAAGCTGCAGAAGCTCCGGCCGGGCGCAAGGGTCGTCGCGCACGATTTCGACATCGACGACTGGCCGCCGACCCGGGTGGTTTACGTCAATCCGGGCGACGATCCTTCCGGGGAGCTGTACGACTCGCGCACGCTTTTTCTGTGGAAGATCGGCGCAACGCCTCCGGCGGTCCCCTGAGCGGACGGAGGAACCAAGATGGCGGATCTCGACCGGCTGAAAAGCGAGCTCGATCACATGGCGAACGCTCAATTCGAGAGCCCGGAGTTCCGGCGCCTCTTCTCGGTCCGGCTCACGCCGGAGCGGGCGCGCTTTTACATCATCCACAACGCGCTCTACACGAAGAATCGCAGGGACTGCTGGGGCTTCGTTCTCGGCGCGGCCCCGCTCGACGTGAAAAAGCTGATCTGGAAGCACGAGGAGGACGAGCTCATCAGCGACCGGCGCGAAGGGCTCGACCACTACACGCTGGTCGTGCGTCAGGCGGCGAGCGTCGGCGTCAGCGCGGAGGAAATCGAGCGGGCCGAGCCGATTCCGGGCGCGCGCGCCGCGCATTACGCCTGGCTGTTTCTGGCGAAGGACCGCCCCTGGCTTCAGGCTTTCACCAGCTCCACGATGCTCGAGAGGCGGAACAACGGGCGGATCGTCAAGGGCGGCGGCCTTTCGGCGCGCATCGCGCGGAAGTGGGTCGAGGAGCTGGGAATCCCTCTGGAAGAGGCGCCGTCCTCGAAAGTGCACTCGGTCGCGGACGTGGAGCACTCCGACATGATGTGGGGGGTGTTCGAGAAGCACGCGCGGACCGACGAAGCGCAGCGCGAGGTGCTGGCAGCCGCCCGCGAATGCATGGAGATCGATCGCGCCTACCGCGGCGCGCTCGCCGCCGCGATGGAGGCGATCGGTTGACCCGGGGCTCGCCTCCGGCAATCCGGCGTTTCAGCCCTCCCGCCCGAACAGGCAGTAGAGATAGCTTTGCGCGACCCCGGCGGGCGTGCGGTGAACCTCCCGAACGTGGCGCTCGAGCTCGAGTTCGGAGCCCATTTCTCCTTTCAGCTCGTCCGCCCCGTAACGCCGCACCGGCAGGCCGCTGCAAACGGGCGCCGCATCCGGGTGGGTGAGACAGTGGAACACGGCCCGGTCGTGCCACAGCGCGTAATAGCCGGCCGGCAGGTCCATCGCCGTAATGTCGCCCTCCAGCCATGTAACCGCGTCGGCCCTCTCTCCCAGCCGGGCTTTCGCCAGGGCGAGCGCTTTCGCCGACAGATCGACGACCGTGACGGCGCTGTAGCTGGCTTGCCGCAGATCGTCGACGAGCGTCGAGGCGCCGCCGCCGACGTCGATGATGGGGGCGGAAGAATCGAGGCCCAGCTCTCGGATCCAGCCGAGCGAGGTCTGCAGATGCGGCTCATACCAGCCGAGCTTTTCCGGCGCCGTATTCTCGTAGAGGCGTTCCCAGTGCGCTTTCGTGCTCATTGCGACCGCGCGCGAAGGCAGGGCCTGACGCAGTCTCAAGAGGAGCGCGCCTGGACGAGCGCTTCGCGGATCGCGTCCGATTCGAGCCCCAGCTCCAGGGTCTCGATCAGCTCCTCGTAGCGCGCGGGAGGGATCAGCGCCCTGAACTCGGGCTCGAAGACGTGATAGGCGGGCAGCTCGAGCGCGATTCCGGCGAGCGGCCCGGCGTAGGTCGGATCGCCGCGCGTCACGGTTTCGAACTGGATCAGCGCGGCGTCCGGGGTCGGCGCCCCGAGAAGCACCGCCAGCGCCTCACGCCCGTGCTCTTCGGCGAGCTGCTTGATTCGACCTTGAACCTCAAGGTCCACCGCTCCGGCGGCGGTTCAAACGAAGCACTGAGTGTTCGAGTAGACCACGTCCGCGCCCAGGCCGTCGATCGCCTGCTCGATCGTGTGGGCGGGCACCCCGTCCCGCTCGCCCAGGATGATGAGTTTCTTCCCGCGAAGCTCCATGTTCACTCTTCTCTCCCGCGAAGCCTCAGGGATGCCGCTCCAGCAGAACCGACATCCCGTCGCTCAGCTGCGTCATCTGTCCCAAAAACAGGCTCGCCCGCGCAAAGAGCAGGCAACGCCGGAGGCTCCCTCGGGTCAGCCCCCGCAGGGCGTGCGGCACGTAGCACAGGGCGGAGGCGATGTGGCCCTGCGTTGGCGCATATCCCGGCAGCCCTTTCTGTTCCACGAACGGCGCGATTTCGCTCCGGGCAATCTTCCCCGCCTTGGCCAGCACCGCGCCGAGCATCCGGTAATTGCGTTCGGCGACATCCCCGCCGTTGGCCGGGATCGTTACCTCGGGATTATGCAGCTCCGTGACAAACTTATCAATCGCCGACGGCTCGAGGCCGAGCCGTTCGAGCGGCTCGAGGACGAGATTCCTGAGCTGCTGATCGAGTGAAGCGCCCGCGGATACCGGATGGCGGCCGACCGAGTCGAGGTTGACCACGGGGCTGTGGCCGTCGTCGCGGCCGATCCAGACGGCGACCGCGGCCTGCACGTCTTCGAGCACCGGCATCTGCTTGTCCAGATGGTAGAGGAACTTCATGCCGAGCTTGGGCAGCGACGAGCCGCCGGCAACGACCACGTTTTGCGCGACCCCGGCCTGCACCAGCGCCGCGGCAGTGACGATCGCGGGAATCGGCGCGGCGCAGAAGTCCTTGATGTCGAATCCCGAAGCCTTCTCGCAACCGGCGAGTTCCGCGATCGCCTTGGCAAGATTCCCCCCTCCGCGCTGGTAGCGGTCGCCGACCGCCTCTTCTGAGCAGCCGAGCACGAGGTCAACCTCGCTTTTCCCGAGCCGGCCGTCGCCCGTGAACAGGCCGTTGACCGCGAGCGCGGCCGAGACCTTGCCGCAGAGGTTCTCGAGCAGGACCGAGGCGGAAAGCGACGCGTCCTCGGGGTGCCCGTCGGCGATCCAGCCTACCGGATCGGGGCTCGCGCCCGCAAAGAGCGGGAGGCCGCCGCCGCTCTCGATCCTGGCTCTCAGCGTGGCCGCATCGGCGAGGGGGGGCTCCGAGGCGGGAAAGTCCCCGCGAATCATCGCCTCTGCGGGCGTCGCCGCCAGGTCCCCCCAGAAGCGATCGAGAAGGCAAACGTGCTTGAAAGGGTCGGCGAGCGCGAGCAGCGCGAGAAAGCGGGCCTCGTCGACCATCTCGCCGAAGGCCTCCTCCCGCGGCTCCTCGCTGCGGCGAAACCACGGGCGCGGAGTCTCGCGCAGCGCGTCGGCGCCTCGGGCCCCCACGAACACCAGGTTGGGAAGATAGCTCTGCGCCTCCCGCGGGGAGCGAAGCCTTCGGTAAAGCTCTTCCAGCTTCGCCGGCTTCGCCGCGATCTCGCGCGCCGGCTTCGAGCCGTAACGCACCATCCCAGGCGTATGGATGAGGACGGTGCTTGCCGCCCTGACGACGGGGGTTGCGCTCGACATCTGCTCAGTTGCTCCTGCCGCTTCGCGGCGGCTCGATCGTTCGCAAGCTCAAAAGTGCAATGTAAAGGAACTCTGTACTAATACGCTTTGCAAATCCATTTTTCCCCGCCCCAGTTGTCCACGCCGCCGACGATCATGTCGCGCGCGTCCAGCGTCAAACGACCTCGGGCGTCCGCCACGGGCGCGCCGGGATAGCTCAGGATGCGGACCTCTTCGTACGGCCCCACGACCCTCTCCGCCTCGTCCAGCTCGAGCCAGCGGTCGCGGCTGCCCGTGCTCACCGTGGCGTCCGCCTCCGGCAGGTAGAAGAGCAGCGGCGAGTCGATGCCGTCCTTGCCGCCGTACTCGTAGGTCACCAGAACGGTCCTGATGCCAAGTCGCTCGCACGCGCGCAACGTCAGCATGACGTCGACGAAGGCGTTGCCCGAACCCAGCCACGCTACCAGGGCGCCATCCGCGCCGGTCGCGGCGGCGAGCTGGGCGGCGTTGTGCGCGATCACTTCCTTGCCGTGAAACGTTTCGTAGCGAATGCGCTGCAGGATCATCCCGGCGAAATTCAACCGGCGGCCGTGCTCGCGGCAGAGCCGCAGCATCAGCGGATGGTTCTGCCAGTCCCACGTGACCGGAAAATAGGCGATGCAGCGCGTCGCGTTGACGGCGACGGCGCCGTCGAGCAGCTCGTTGGGATGGACCAGCGTGGCGAGCGACTCCCGTATCGGCATGCCGTAATAGCTCACCCCCGAATGCGGGTTGTGGTCGTCGGTCAGGCAACCCTGGATCAGGGCGACGTTCGGCAAACCGGCGCGCCGCTCGGACAGGTCGAAGATCTCGACGCCCGCCGGCTTTGCCCCGATCGTCGCTTCCGCGAGTCGGCGTGCGACCTCGAGCTCCGCCCGCTGAATCGCCGCGTGGGCGTCCAGCTCGGAAAGCCTCTCGCGCAGCCGCATGATGAGCACCAGGTGAAGCAGCCGCCCGAATTTCGAGCTCTCGGCCCCCGGCCCCCACATATCGAGTAGCGCACTTCGCTGTACGCCGAGCCCGGCCCTCACGGTCCCCTCGTAAGCCGCGGCGGCGGTTACCGCCATTCCCGAAAGGCGGTGCGTTCGGCCCGCGCCCACGCCCTCCACCGGCCCCAGGATGCCCGGGAAGACCTGCCCGCTTCCTGAAACCTTCACGCGCGGCTCGACGACGTCGCGGATGCCGGTGATCCGGACCCGTTCGCCGGGGCGGACCACAGCCAGAGAAGCCCGCTCGAGGCGCTCGTCGCCGAGCAGCGTGCTTTCCAGAGCGCCTTCGTCGATCTCCAGGACGCCGGCGGCGTAATGGAATCGCTTTCCGCGGCGGATTTCGTGAACGGGGTAGTCGGCCAGCTCGAGTCGCATGTTTTTTGCAGGTTCGAGGTTCCCGGTTCGAGGTTCGAGATTCGAGATTCGAAGCCCTCGGGCTCGGAACACCGGGTCTACCGCTGACCGGGGGCCTCCCCGGCGGCGCCTGGCGAAAAGATCGTCGGCCTGTCCACCGGAGCTTCGAGCGCGGAAAGCGCCGTCCGGACGATTTGCAGGCGCAGACGCGCGTCGAGTTCGGCCGGCAGGCTCGGATCGCCGCACGGATGAGGGATGCTCACCCCCTTCACGATTCGGTTGGCTCTCACCTGTTCGGCGACGGGATACATGGCGGTGACCATCGCCACCGGAAGGCCCTCTCTTTCGAGCTCTTTGCTGATCACAGCGCCGCTGCGAGTGCAGGTCCCTCAGGTGGCGACCAGGAGAACGCCTTCGACGCCGTCCCTTTTCATGTCGGCGGCGATCTCCCGCCCGACCCGGCGCATGACGGACGGCGAGCCCTGGTTTCCCGGGATAACGTAATAGGCGGGATAGAGCTTTCCCGGCCCGATCGCGCCCTCGGCCTCGAGCGCGCGCAGCGCGTCGAGCGGCATGCCGTAGTGGGGATTGCCGTTCATGTAGACGACGTTGTATCCGCCGTGAATCGCTTCCCATTTGCCGCTTTCGAGCGCCTTGAGCTCGGCGAAGCTGTACTTCCGCCAGTGCGTGTTGCGATAGGTCTTGAAGCGATCCGGATTGCCCCATGGAACCACGCCGCTCGTGGTGATCACGGCGATCTTCCGGTCCCGGAGGCGCTCGAGCGGCGGCGCGGGTGGTGTCTCTTCCCATGCCTCGACCGGGATCTCGGTCGCGAACGGCTTTCCGGCGAGCTTGGCGAGCAGCATTTCGACGGCGCGTTCCGCCCCGGTGCAGTCGGTCGTTTCGAGCCGGCGGATGCCGCGCGGGATATAGCCCTCCTCGGCCGCCGGACCGATTGCCTCCCCTCGCCCGAGGCGGAGCGCGAGCCGCGCCATCGCTTTCAGTGCCTCCGTCATTCCCGCCGCCGTTTCGGCCGTGCGGAGGCAGAAAAGGCGCGGGTTGGCGAATTCCCGATAGGTCGCAACCGCCGGATTCTCCTCGTGCACGGCGGTCACGCAGGGGATTTGCAACGCCGCCGAAACCGCGTTGCCGATCTCGACGCAGCTCACGCCGTAGCGGCCCGCGTTGAAGGCCGGCCCGGCGACGACGACGTGCGGCCCGAGCGAGCGGACCGCCTCCACGATCGCCGCAAGCGCCTCGTCTCGATGCTCATGAAAGTAGTTGTCGCCATAGTAGATCGTGCAGAGGATTTCAGCCCCGCCCGTGAGCTGCCCCTGAAGACCCCGGGCCGCGCCCGCGGCGCCTTCGAGCTTTCCGACGGGCAGGTCCGCCTTCGCTTCGCCGCCGATCCCGGCAAAGAACTGATTGACGACGTGGACCACGTGGATCATCGCTGCCCTCCCCCGGTAAACGCCCGGGAGTCGTCGTTGTTTCCTCTCGCTCCCGGCCTCATGGATAGCACGTTCCGCTCTTTTTCAGTAGGCCCGGCAGGTCCAGGACTCCGTCCCCCAGTTGTCCACGCCGCCGACGACCATGTCGCGCGCGTCCAGCGTCAGCTCGCCGAGCGCGGCGACCACCGGCGCCCCCGGGTAGCTCAGGATCGAAAATCTCTCGTAAGGACCCACCACCCGATCGGGCGAAGGCAGCTCGAGCCAGCGATCCCGGCTGCCGGTGCTGACGATCGCATCCGCCTCCGGGACGTAGTACAAGAGCGGTGAATCGACGCCGTCCCTGCCCCCGAACTCGTAGGTCACGAGGACCGTTCGAATCCCCAGCCGCTCGCACGCGCGGAGGGTCAGCATCAAATCGACGAAGGCGTTCCCCGAGCCGATCCAGGCGATCAGCGCGCCATCGGCGCCGAGGGCGGCGGCCAACCGGGACGCGTTGTGGGCGGCCACTTCCTTGGCGTGAAAAGTGTCGAACTGGATCC
The sequence above is a segment of the Candidatus Zixiibacteriota bacterium genome. Coding sequences within it:
- a CDS encoding SDR family oxidoreductase, translated to MADETEEHPMLRPGRGRLQGKVALITGANSGIGRATARLFAREGARVLCCDIQEEIAPRVDELIEREGGQAVFMRADVTRQEDCDRMVAAALETFGDLDILYNNAGGGIRKKLHEHTDEEWSFILNLNLNAMFRGARAALPHFIRKRSGNIVTTASTFGLLASPDYPGYCATKAAIINLTRQMALDYGPYGIRVNCVCPGAVETPRFRGFPPRRTLDGMTEEQRERLGSSNKALLRMGRPEEIAYGVLFLVSDEASFVTGHALVIDGGQTIDA
- a CDS encoding 3-oxoacyl-ACP reductase family protein translates to MIDGLKDKVAIVTGGGHGIGRAYCLGFGRAGARVVVADIDGPAATRVAKEVGGETGASAVAVTVDVSDEGSTQAMARRALEEFGRIDILVNNAAVFATIPMNRGGIESIDPAEWDRMMAVNLKGLFFCCRAVLPAMRKQKAGKIINISSGTALNGSPGRIHYVASKAGVIGFTRTLAREVGDDNINVNAVAPGSTLSEENPTEEIIKYRQARLGDRALKRVQVPQDLVGTVLFLASPLSDFMTGQTLSVDGGVVFL
- a CDS encoding alpha/beta hydrolase, encoding MPYEHRTVFVGDIKTHFLEAGSGQPLVLLHGGEYGASAEITWRANIDFLARRFRVIAPDMLGWGGTDKIYSFSDPAGFRIRHLKRLLETLGVEGAFFVGSSSGGGTILRAAVMEPPPFQILKMVTICGNASVFKTNFQADLENYVPSLENMRKIVALLYHDPKWQTPENVEERYQSSIVPGAWEALSAARLRSPVHQPRSTVEEFVRSLSRLRTPLLIMSCEHDPLNQPDWDVRFQEIVPGSKVHRFRNSAHEPQIEETEEFHRVLLDFLEG
- the nbaC gene encoding 3-hydroxyanthranilate 3,4-dioxygenase translates to MDLLSPVHLKRWVAENRALFDPPARTNRVLAHYSDFIVMILRGPNTRLDFHVESGEEFFYQIEGDIELHLKPSGRAREVVTIREGEVFLCPSGLAHSPRRPDNTWGLVIERKRRDDESERFQWFCERCDEEVLAETVTQGNIAAQVSRIYQAFNADPRVRTCKKCGWVFPQTPMAERLGFLDPKR
- a CDS encoding iron-containing redox enzyme family protein produces the protein MSAQALSNGRPLPPKEFCQLLINEVKQGHARLHHPFYLALYDGKLPLEAIRVWAREAWGIFACNVAINTAKLVRCQLSGIHDPEIHKKFVDVIHSEVGYQYFEGSPRPVPGHRALFLRFGESIGIPAAELERREREEDFLPTTVLARTGWLDIALRSPHILEQVASTNCCNEFSNQLTGGRFFRAFKNHYGLAERDIEFFAEHGEADTGHSNIGYELVERFATTHELQVRVLRALRKGLGIWWALTDGVARECEKLAR
- a CDS encoding VOC family protein, whose translation is MGVKGATLGHIVFNVRDLKRSERFYRAVLGMKVSARNRRTRMTFLSFGREHHDIALMELPPGASHPAGGGVPKLHHFCIYVKSPGEVDALEPLLRRRKVAIVSGPEDLEVAGNRSIAFLDPDGNRVEVACNAHKFGFDRRKNRS
- a CDS encoding class I SAM-dependent methyltransferase; the protein is MKHASALAWTLAVLLLPLPAASQDPIPFVPSPMIVVERMLELAEVKKDDVVYDLGSGDGRILITAAKKYGARGVGIDMNPDLVREATRKAKEAGVGHLVEFRAGDALAVDLSEATVVTLYMFKWFNNAIRPKLQKLRPGARVVAHDFDIDDWPPTRVVYVNPGDDPSGELYDSRTLFLWKIGATPPAVP
- a CDS encoding iron-containing redox enzyme family protein — translated: MADLDRLKSELDHMANAQFESPEFRRLFSVRLTPERARFYIIHNALYTKNRRDCWGFVLGAAPLDVKKLIWKHEEDELISDRREGLDHYTLVVRQAASVGVSAEEIERAEPIPGARAAHYAWLFLAKDRPWLQAFTSSTMLERRNNGRIVKGGGLSARIARKWVEELGIPLEEAPSSKVHSVADVEHSDMMWGVFEKHARTDEAQREVLAAARECMEIDRAYRGALAAAMEAIG
- a CDS encoding class I SAM-dependent methyltransferase, whose amino-acid sequence is MSTKAHWERLYENTAPEKLGWYEPHLQTSLGWIRELGLDSSAPIIDVGGGASTLVDDLRQASYSAVTVVDLSAKALALAKARLGERADAVTWLEGDITAMDLPAGYYALWHDRAVFHCLTHPDAAPVCSGLPVRRYGADELKGEMGSELELERHVREVHRTPAGVAQSYLYCLFGREG
- the grdA gene encoding glycine/sarcosine/betaine reductase complex selenoprotein A, with product MELRGKKLIILGERDGVPAHTIEQAIDGLGADVVYSNTQCFVUTAAGAVDLEVQGRIKQLAEEHGREALAVLLGAPTPDAALIQFETVTRGDPTYAGPLAGIALELPAYHVFEPEFRALIPPARYEELIETLELGLESDAIREALVQARSS
- the grdC gene encoding glycine/sarcosine/betaine reductase complex component C subunit beta, with protein sequence MSSATPVVRAASTVLIHTPGMVRYGSKPAREIAAKPAKLEELYRRLRSPREAQSYLPNLVFVGARGADALRETPRPWFRRSEEPREEAFGEMVDEARFLALLALADPFKHVCLLDRFWGDLAATPAEAMIRGDFPASEPPLADAATLRARIESGGGLPLFAGASPDPVGWIADGHPEDASLSASVLLENLCGKVSAALAVNGLFTGDGRLGKSEVDLVLGCSEEAVGDRYQRGGGNLAKAIAELAGCEKASGFDIKDFCAAPIPAIVTAAALVQAGVAQNVVVAGGSSLPKLGMKFLYHLDKQMPVLEDVQAAVAVWIGRDDGHSPVVNLDSVGRHPVSAGASLDQQLRNLVLEPLERLGLEPSAIDKFVTELHNPEVTIPANGGDVAERNYRMLGAVLAKAGKIARSEIAPFVEQKGLPGYAPTQGHIASALCYVPHALRGLTRGSLRRCLLFARASLFLGQMTQLSDGMSVLLERHP